From the Oleiphilus messinensis genome, one window contains:
- a CDS encoding tetratricopeptide repeat protein yields the protein MAREFTSLTLIIMIVLIVLLGACAPLTKPSGETPELAVVNENVKGPDPNRSYPEPIEREYTRALDLLQQKQWQKAEQSLRTLIATHPELCGPWFNLAVVARHDEDFSGAESYAQSSVQCNPDYPEPHNLLGVLDREQGDFSAAEIHYLQALKVNSDYAPAILNLAFLYDLYFGRLEEALNYYQRYFELNPDHPQIENWIIDLKNRMKDV from the coding sequence ATGGCGCGAGAATTCACTAGTTTGACGCTGATCATCATGATTGTCTTGATCGTATTATTAGGCGCTTGTGCGCCATTGACCAAGCCGTCCGGCGAGACTCCCGAGTTGGCTGTTGTCAATGAAAACGTGAAAGGGCCAGATCCAAATCGGTCTTATCCCGAGCCCATTGAACGCGAGTACACTCGTGCGCTTGACTTGCTTCAGCAGAAGCAATGGCAGAAAGCGGAGCAATCACTTCGGACATTAATAGCCACGCACCCTGAGCTATGTGGTCCGTGGTTTAATCTTGCTGTAGTTGCGCGGCATGATGAAGATTTCAGTGGCGCAGAAAGCTATGCCCAGTCCTCGGTTCAGTGTAACCCTGACTACCCTGAGCCCCATAATTTACTGGGTGTGCTTGATCGTGAGCAGGGCGATTTCAGTGCTGCTGAAATCCATTATCTTCAAGCACTAAAGGTGAATTCTGACTATGCACCGGCAATTTTGAACCTGGCCTTTTTGTATGATTTGTATTTTGGTCGACTGGAAGAGGCGCTGAACTATTACCAGCGTTACTTCGAGCTGAATCCGGATCATCCGCAAATTGAAAACTGGATAATTGATCTAAAAAACAGGATGAAGGACGTTTAA
- a CDS encoding cytochrome P450, with protein sequence MPLTELSPHPVDLVSPGFTSNPYPAYKHLLGNEPFYYCADRRLYYVARHELVKTLFRDPRASSNRVAPMAAALPEPVREFASPVLKCLEKWVLFLDPPRHGQLRKIISPAFTSKVISNLEPKISGIANTLVKDMKHSGRCDLVADFAYPLPVMVIADMLGCPASDYKLIKVWSDHIADFLGSKTTLEKATNIRTSILQATQYFEDIVREQKRKPKENLLQNMIEFQGQEKSFSDDHLVANSIALLFAGHETTSNLISNAVYCLHQNPEYGRNAVHLSI encoded by the coding sequence ATGCCACTAACTGAGCTTTCCCCTCACCCTGTTGACCTGGTTTCACCGGGCTTTACCTCGAACCCTTATCCTGCATACAAACATTTGCTCGGAAATGAGCCGTTTTATTACTGTGCGGATCGCCGGTTGTATTATGTTGCCCGTCATGAGTTGGTGAAAACGCTGTTTCGTGATCCGAGAGCGTCTTCCAACCGAGTCGCACCGATGGCGGCCGCACTGCCAGAGCCGGTGCGAGAGTTTGCCAGCCCGGTGTTGAAATGTCTGGAAAAGTGGGTGTTGTTTCTCGATCCACCGCGACACGGGCAGCTTCGGAAAATCATTAGTCCTGCCTTTACCTCTAAAGTAATATCGAACCTGGAACCCAAAATATCAGGTATCGCCAATACTCTGGTAAAGGATATGAAGCACTCAGGGCGTTGTGATCTGGTGGCGGATTTTGCTTACCCACTTCCGGTCATGGTTATTGCTGATATGCTTGGTTGTCCTGCAAGTGATTACAAGCTGATCAAAGTCTGGTCTGACCACATTGCGGACTTTCTGGGGAGTAAAACCACGCTGGAAAAGGCAACGAATATCCGGACAAGCATTTTGCAGGCAACCCAGTACTTTGAAGATATTGTTCGTGAACAGAAACGAAAACCCAAAGAAAACCTGCTGCAAAATATGATCGAATTTCAGGGTCAGGAAAAAAGCTTCAGTGATGACCATCTAGTGGCCAACAGTATCGCATTGTTGTTTGCCGGGCATGAGACCACGTCAAACCTCATCTCCAATGCCGTGTATTGTTTGCATCAAAACCCTGAATATGGGCGCAATGCTGTTCACTTAAGCATTTGA
- a CDS encoding IS4 family transposase, giving the protein MDFQQDLLDLSNLFNFSDVSSFTQNIPIEWVESALRLSASATIRRRRLPSDQVLWLVLGMAMFRNEPVHEVARRLNVCAQGLASDNLLARSGVTNARKRLGSEPVEWLFRQTGTHWGHERYPEDEWNGLRVMAVDGALFRTQDTPELREHFGSGNTSSKRQTPFPMLRLVALMNVRSHIMIDAQISPYRRGEIPLAESFLSSIPDNSVTLFDKGFWSANLMLTLTQQDVDRHWMIPERKGLVHEVIKTYSDGDELIQMKVSPQARKKNPDLPETWQVRRVTYQIKSGTKSVMTSLPVERFSAAQVSELYKERWEIELGFRDIKSAMQNNAITLRSKKTDLVYQELWGLLLCYNIIRREASMAAVSFDRAPSEIRFKPVCDYIAVQLIVMAAANPISGTGRRLSELRSGIGSLFLERRPRPTTPRTVKISKTRYPVDRYAAPLK; this is encoded by the coding sequence ATGGATTTTCAACAAGACCTACTCGACCTCAGCAATCTCTTTAACTTCTCTGACGTAAGCTCTTTTACGCAAAACATTCCCATCGAATGGGTAGAGTCTGCTCTGCGATTGAGCGCTTCCGCAACAATTAGAAGGCGTCGATTGCCATCAGATCAAGTGCTCTGGCTTGTCTTAGGCATGGCAATGTTTCGAAATGAACCAGTGCACGAAGTGGCTAGACGTTTAAATGTTTGTGCGCAAGGATTAGCCTCTGACAACCTGCTCGCTCGAAGCGGTGTTACCAATGCCAGGAAGCGGCTGGGTTCTGAACCCGTTGAATGGTTATTTCGACAAACTGGAACACACTGGGGACATGAACGCTACCCAGAAGACGAATGGAATGGTTTGAGAGTAATGGCGGTAGATGGGGCACTATTTCGCACACAAGATACGCCTGAACTTAGAGAGCACTTCGGCTCGGGCAATACCTCATCTAAACGGCAAACTCCCTTTCCCATGCTGAGGCTTGTTGCCCTAATGAATGTGCGCTCTCACATCATGATTGACGCTCAAATCAGCCCCTATCGTCGAGGTGAAATTCCTCTTGCTGAGAGTTTCTTGTCAAGCATCCCAGATAACTCTGTTACTTTGTTTGATAAAGGCTTTTGGAGCGCAAATCTAATGTTAACACTCACTCAACAAGATGTTGACCGTCATTGGATGATACCCGAGCGGAAAGGGCTTGTGCATGAAGTTATTAAAACCTACAGCGATGGTGATGAGCTTATTCAAATGAAGGTGTCTCCACAAGCTAGGAAAAAGAATCCTGACTTACCTGAAACATGGCAAGTGCGAAGAGTAACGTACCAGATAAAATCTGGTACTAAATCTGTGATGACATCTTTACCTGTCGAGAGATTTAGCGCTGCCCAAGTCTCAGAGCTGTACAAAGAACGATGGGAAATTGAACTTGGATTCAGGGATATCAAAAGTGCGATGCAAAATAACGCCATTACATTGCGAAGCAAGAAAACCGACCTAGTATACCAAGAGCTCTGGGGGTTACTATTGTGCTACAACATTATTAGGCGAGAAGCCTCAATGGCCGCAGTGAGTTTTGATCGCGCTCCATCTGAAATACGCTTCAAGCCTGTCTGTGATTATATTGCAGTACAATTAATTGTGATGGCTGCCGCCAATCCGATATCTGGAACAGGTAGACGTTTGTCAGAACTGAGGTCTGGAATTGGAAGCTTGTTTTTAGAGAGGCGTCCGAGGCCAACAACTCCTCGGACAGTGAAGATATCAAAAACCCGATATCCAGTGGATCGCTATGCAGCACCTCTTAAGTGA
- a CDS encoding cytochrome P450, translating into MQHLLSEQHCEYGRHFFEASDFSGSLLDACIEETLRLESPVQRMGRFSTEDIELEGEIIEQGHRIILMLGAANRDPRVFSDPDRYWPERPEREHLAFGYGHHFCSGAMLARTEARVALQTLFSATRISLPEREGFEWHENVALRALRTLPVQLQCF; encoded by the coding sequence ATGCAGCACCTCTTAAGTGAACAGCATTGTGAATATGGGCGGCATTTTTTTGAGGCTTCCGATTTCAGTGGCTCGCTGTTGGATGCCTGTATTGAAGAGACGTTGAGATTGGAGAGCCCGGTGCAGCGCATGGGGCGTTTCAGTACCGAGGACATTGAGTTGGAGGGCGAAATCATCGAGCAGGGTCACCGCATTATTTTGATGTTGGGCGCTGCGAATCGGGACCCTCGTGTTTTTTCTGATCCTGATCGCTATTGGCCAGAGCGGCCGGAGCGAGAGCATCTTGCTTTTGGCTATGGTCATCATTTTTGCTCTGGTGCCATGTTGGCACGGACGGAAGCACGAGTTGCCTTGCAGACGTTGTTTTCTGCTACACGTATTTCACTACCTGAGCGTGAAGGGTTTGAGTGGCATGAAAATGTTGCGTTGCGTGCATTGCGCACGTTACCGGTGCAGCTTCAATGTTTCTGA
- a CDS encoding response regulator, whose protein sequence is MVERNRKTSPLQFAKPSSEKTQPPPSRTWKVLIVDDDVDMVAVTRLVFDSIHFEGMPIEVLPAYSSNQAIEILSNHDDIAMAFIDVVMETDRAGLDLVRYIRDDLNNNEIQLVLRTGQPGYAPEVSVILEYGINDYRLKTDLDSIKLTTALVSALRNYENIRLAKQAARNNAILDEVNRTKSLFFAQMSHDLRTPLNSIMGFCDLLSANFTGVEQQEQLHLIKQSSEHLLAIVNDILDLSKAEAGKVRLNQVPLVLAELLLTSKKLIEPLLSTHVEFRIEGLEHLPPLVMGDPLRIKQILQNLLSNAVKFTTHGSIVLKVGAEQTDRGDWRVNLTLSDTGVGIPPARMSQLFNAYEQVGARIARPQGTGLGLTICKLLVDLMDGDISLTSEPNRGTTFHVHIQLPAVPEGVAFPEQGDVAPNIANLSPDSASSSTLSRRVLVVDDDATNRLVVRKMLEYLNCLVDCAPDGAIALSMVSAHEYDLIFMDCNMPHMDGIECVRRLRQLDSVARVPVIALTGADDTESREACSAAGMNGFLHKPVEMKRLLEIVEKWFGGRGGKDIRS, encoded by the coding sequence ATGGTGGAACGTAATCGAAAGACTTCTCCACTTCAATTCGCGAAGCCAAGTTCCGAGAAGACTCAACCCCCGCCCAGTCGAACCTGGAAAGTTTTAATTGTCGATGATGATGTGGACATGGTGGCGGTTACCCGCTTGGTTTTCGATTCGATCCATTTCGAAGGAATGCCCATCGAGGTTCTCCCTGCCTACTCTTCGAATCAGGCAATTGAAATTCTGTCAAATCATGATGATATTGCCATGGCATTTATCGATGTGGTCATGGAAACGGATCGCGCCGGACTGGATCTGGTGCGCTATATTCGTGATGATTTGAATAATAATGAAATCCAGTTGGTTTTGCGCACGGGGCAGCCTGGATATGCGCCGGAAGTGAGCGTCATTCTGGAGTATGGCATTAATGACTACCGTTTGAAAACGGATCTGGACAGCATCAAACTCACTACGGCATTGGTGAGTGCTTTGCGTAATTATGAAAACATCAGGTTGGCGAAGCAAGCTGCACGAAATAACGCAATCCTGGATGAAGTGAATCGAACCAAGAGCCTTTTCTTCGCCCAGATGAGCCATGATCTGCGCACGCCATTGAACAGTATTATGGGGTTCTGTGACCTGTTATCTGCGAATTTTACAGGTGTTGAGCAGCAAGAACAGCTGCACCTGATTAAGCAATCCAGTGAACATTTGCTCGCAATCGTAAATGACATATTGGACTTGTCCAAGGCGGAGGCAGGTAAGGTCCGATTGAATCAGGTTCCACTCGTGCTTGCCGAGTTGTTGTTGACTTCAAAAAAGCTTATTGAGCCGCTGCTTTCAACTCATGTCGAATTCCGGATTGAAGGGCTTGAGCACTTGCCGCCTCTTGTGATGGGAGACCCGCTCAGGATAAAACAGATTTTACAAAACCTTCTCAGTAATGCCGTCAAATTCACTACCCATGGCAGTATTGTTCTCAAAGTCGGTGCCGAGCAGACAGACAGAGGTGATTGGCGTGTTAATCTGACTCTCTCTGACACGGGGGTGGGTATTCCTCCTGCCCGGATGAGCCAGTTATTTAACGCCTACGAGCAGGTAGGTGCCAGGATAGCTCGCCCACAGGGTACCGGTTTAGGGTTGACCATTTGTAAGCTGTTAGTTGATCTGATGGATGGTGATATCAGCCTGACCAGTGAGCCGAATCGCGGCACAACGTTTCACGTGCACATTCAGTTGCCCGCAGTTCCTGAAGGTGTTGCGTTCCCCGAACAAGGCGATGTGGCACCGAACATAGCCAATCTCAGTCCTGACAGTGCTTCGAGTTCAACGCTGTCCCGCCGTGTGCTTGTGGTGGATGACGATGCCACCAACCGTTTGGTGGTTAGGAAAATGCTCGAATACCTCAATTGCCTGGTGGACTGTGCTCCGGACGGGGCAATTGCGCTTTCCATGGTATCTGCCCATGAATATGATCTGATTTTTATGGATTGTAATATGCCCCATATGGATGGTATCGAATGTGTCAGGCGACTACGCCAATTGGACAGTGTAGCCCGTGTTCCTGTTATCGCATTGACAGGGGCCGATGATACGGAAAGTAGAGAGGCGTGTTCCGCAGCCGGTATGAATGGCTTTTTGCATAAACCTGTCGAAATGAAGCGATTGCTCGAGATCGTGGAAAAATGGTTTGGGGGCAGGGGGGGGAAGGACATACGCTCCTGA
- a CDS encoding leucine-rich repeat domain-containing protein, whose product MLVLTRIPSFALLLVCMVGCTNDANDAAQKAADKAKVEALLQLCDDKSLPPNDRAGHCIDYYQAIDAKRINLSYMGITELPDKFYGFENTISLHLAANHLSKLPPSISLLKNLEYLNLTENQFSQIPDVVFELKSLKEFWIAQNQIVEISHEINKLERLEIVYLFYNQIEDLPSDLSGLRNLKRLLLYDNKLKVFPGALTTLPALEYLSIRNNEVETISPEISKMLHLKGLVAISNKIVSISPKIGELKSLYFLELADNNLTSLPAELADIPTLIVDDEHHAGGVLVSIPSVEYTHEELAAHSGVDVMANNIQKLPNKLCTIFVNLENNPLTEKQFNQQCNNV is encoded by the coding sequence ATGCTTGTATTGACACGCATACCTTCATTCGCACTGCTTCTAGTGTGCATGGTGGGTTGTACGAATGATGCTAATGATGCCGCACAGAAAGCGGCTGATAAGGCAAAAGTTGAGGCTCTGCTCCAGCTTTGTGATGATAAAAGTCTTCCACCAAATGATCGTGCAGGACATTGTATAGATTATTATCAGGCTATCGATGCAAAAAGAATAAATTTATCTTATATGGGAATCACAGAGCTTCCCGATAAGTTTTATGGCTTTGAAAATACCATATCGTTGCACTTGGCAGCAAATCACCTGTCCAAATTACCCCCATCAATTAGTCTTTTGAAAAATTTGGAATATTTAAATTTGACAGAAAATCAATTCTCTCAAATTCCTGACGTGGTATTCGAATTAAAGTCGTTAAAAGAGTTTTGGATTGCGCAGAACCAAATTGTTGAAATCAGTCATGAAATTAACAAATTGGAACGTCTCGAAATAGTATACCTATTTTATAATCAGATAGAAGATTTGCCATCAGATTTGTCGGGTTTAAGAAATTTGAAACGGTTATTATTGTACGACAATAAGCTGAAAGTCTTTCCAGGGGCTCTCACCACACTGCCGGCACTAGAATATCTTTCAATCCGGAATAATGAAGTTGAGACTATCTCGCCTGAAATTTCAAAAATGCTTCATCTGAAAGGGCTTGTTGCAATCAGTAATAAAATTGTTTCAATTTCACCAAAAATTGGTGAACTAAAATCGCTTTATTTCCTGGAGCTGGCCGATAATAATTTAACGAGTTTACCTGCAGAGTTAGCGGATATTCCGACTTTGATTGTCGATGATGAACATCATGCAGGCGGTGTATTGGTATCGATCCCATCTGTTGAGTACACACATGAAGAATTGGCAGCGCACTCTGGCGTGGATGTGATGGCTAATAATATCCAAAAGCTTCCCAACAAGTTATGCACAATTTTCGTAAATTTGGAGAACAACCCTTTAACAGAGAAGCAGTTCAACCAGCAATGCAATAATGTCTGA
- a CDS encoding leucine-rich repeat domain-containing protein, which translates to MLVLTRMLSFVLFLVCIAGCTNDATDDEVERKSADKAKINVIRQLCKKESLPPNDRVTHCLDYYRAIDAKRIDLSSMGITDLPDAFYGFENVTSLDLYSNQLSRLPASIGQLKNLQYLNLSNNDFSEVPATVFDLTLLVELRVTRNQIKKLSGKINRLKYLKKAYFYLNQIQELPSDMSGLKNLDRLYLDNNRLKTFPGPLVTLPALKYLSITSNEIEIISSEISQMISLTGLFASGNKIVSISPSIGELKSLYFLELAGNKLTSLPAELANISTMIVDKESHAGGVLADIPEIEYTPQELALHSGVDVMANKIKVLPNKLCSIFINVENNPLTEMQFKKQCDKMRWHNN; encoded by the coding sequence ATGCTGGTATTAACACGCATGCTTTCATTCGTGCTGTTTCTGGTGTGCATCGCAGGTTGTACGAATGACGCTACTGATGATGAAGTCGAACGAAAATCCGCTGACAAGGCAAAAATCAATGTTATTCGCCAGCTTTGCAAGAAAGAAAGCCTCCCTCCAAATGATCGTGTTACACATTGTTTGGATTACTATCGAGCAATAGATGCAAAAAGAATAGATTTGTCCAGTATGGGCATAACTGATCTACCTGATGCTTTTTATGGTTTTGAAAACGTAACAAGTCTCGACTTATATTCAAATCAATTAAGTAGATTGCCAGCCTCAATAGGGCAGCTGAAGAACTTGCAGTATTTGAATCTTTCCAACAACGATTTTTCTGAGGTACCAGCCACTGTATTCGATTTAACGTTGTTAGTTGAACTGAGGGTTACAAGAAACCAAATTAAAAAATTAAGTGGCAAAATCAATAGATTGAAGTATTTGAAAAAGGCTTATTTTTACTTAAATCAGATTCAAGAACTGCCATCGGATATGTCTGGTCTCAAAAACCTCGATCGGCTCTATTTGGACAATAATAGATTGAAAACATTTCCAGGCCCTCTAGTCACATTGCCTGCACTTAAATACCTTTCAATTACTAGTAATGAGATTGAAATCATTTCTTCAGAAATATCACAAATGATCAGTTTGACAGGGCTGTTTGCTTCAGGAAATAAAATTGTTTCAATCTCACCTAGTATTGGAGAGCTAAAGTCGCTTTATTTTCTTGAGTTAGCGGGAAATAAACTTACCAGCTTGCCTGCTGAATTGGCAAATATCTCGACAATGATCGTGGATAAGGAAAGTCATGCGGGTGGAGTACTGGCAGACATTCCAGAAATTGAATATACCCCCCAGGAATTGGCACTACATTCTGGCGTCGATGTGATGGCCAATAAGATCAAAGTGCTTCCCAATAAGTTGTGCTCAATTTTTATAAATGTGGAGAATAATCCGTTAACGGAAATGCAGTTCAAGAAACAGTGTGACAAGATGAGATGGCACAATAATTAA
- a CDS encoding IS3 family transposase (programmed frameshift), with the protein MAVRKKYSKEFKLDAISLVIDQGYSKAEAARNLGINPNVLGRWIKEHENDDGHAFRGNGKLTPEQEELRRLREENKRLKMERDILKKGGHLFCHGSKVKYAFITQHKKVWPVGIMCQQLGVTRSGYYSYLQRQDNKPDDPTHSEMIEWIQDIAKSSDDTYGYRRMKTALNVLGYPVGRNKTRKLMKEAGIKVKHKKKYKVTTNSNHKQPVFDNLLDREFAVEQPDQVYASDITYVWTQEGWLYLAVVIDLYSRKVVGWNMSSRMKAQMVCDALKMAVWQRRPEAGLIHHSDRGSQYASRDFRKLLKLHGFKGSMSKKGDCWDNAVVESFFGTLKQERVQWKSYQTRAEAQRDILEYISVFYNNERLHSYLDYRSPVQFEKEMVELRKVA; encoded by the exons ATGGCTGTAAGAAAGAAGTACTCAAAAGAATTTAAATTAGATGCGATTAGCTTGGTAATAGATCAAGGCTATTCGAAGGCAGAAGCGGCAAGAAATCTTGGCATTAATCCAAATGTGCTTGGACGTTGGATTAAAGAGCATGAAAATGATGACGGTCATGCGTTTCGTGGAAATGGAAAACTGACGCCTGAGCAGGAAGAGCTTCGTCGTTTGCGAGAAGAAAACAAACGACTAAAGATGGAGCGCGATATATTAAAAAAAG GCGGCCACCTTTTTTGCCACGGAAGCAAAGTAAAATACGCTTTCATCACCCAGCATAAAAAGGTGTGGCCCGTTGGCATTATGTGCCAGCAATTGGGTGTAACGCGCTCAGGCTATTACAGCTATTTACAGCGTCAAGACAATAAACCTGATGATCCGACTCATTCGGAGATGATTGAGTGGATACAAGATATAGCCAAATCAAGTGATGATACCTATGGCTATCGCAGGATGAAAACAGCATTAAATGTTTTGGGTTACCCGGTTGGCCGGAACAAAACCAGAAAACTGATGAAAGAAGCGGGAATAAAAGTCAAACACAAGAAGAAATACAAAGTAACGACAAACAGCAACCATAAGCAGCCGGTTTTCGATAATCTTCTCGATCGTGAGTTTGCTGTTGAGCAGCCTGACCAGGTCTATGCGTCCGATATCACATACGTCTGGACACAGGAAGGTTGGTTGTATTTAGCGGTAGTGATAGATCTTTACTCTAGAAAAGTAGTTGGATGGAATATGAGCTCACGCATGAAAGCGCAAATGGTTTGTGATGCGCTCAAAATGGCAGTTTGGCAGCGTCGCCCTGAAGCTGGGCTAATACACCACTCTGATCGCGGCTCACAGTATGCCAGCAGGGATTTTAGAAAACTTCTTAAACTACATGGTTTTAAAGGCAGCATGAGTAAGAAGGGTGACTGCTGGGATAATGCCGTCGTTGAAAGTTTCTTTGGCACTTTAAAGCAGGAGCGAGTTCAGTGGAAAAGCTATCAAACAAGAGCTGAAGCTCAGCGGGACATCCTGGAATATATTTCTGTGTTTTATAACAATGAGCGGCTGCATTCGTACCTCGATTACAGAAGTCCGGTACAGTTTGAAAAAGAAATGGTTGAATTAAGAAAAGTAGCTTAA